The proteins below come from a single Rhodohalobacter sp. SW132 genomic window:
- a CDS encoding choice-of-anchor B family protein: protein MFRYLHLSLIFILVLLGCSTSSDSEKFEYTACENGTSEGYPCSNIDFYAHLTPEDLGGDRLNDIWGWIDPETGREYALVGLTDGISFVDVSNPAEPVVVGKLLESTVDQQQKHPPLLAHPEEGEFKDASDWRDMKVYQNTMYVVSEQGTHGMQVFDLTRLRNVQNPPEEFREDYLYSRFGNAHNIAINEESGYAYVIGATTGEICASNGGLHIINLHENPMQPTYAGCHVEPDAGGVIRDGYIHDTQCVIYNGPDSRYSDEEICFSSAELTFLISGVTDKENPVTISNTAYEGAEYSHQGWLTEDQRYFFMNDELDEIRNGINTRTLIWDVMNLEEPELIGYYEHDTIAVTHNLYIRGDLMYQANYTAGLRILDVSSPLPQDVRTLGYFNTTPLTNQPVFAGLWSVYPYLHGDKILVSDIENGLFVLRYSR, encoded by the coding sequence ATGTTCCGTTATTTACATCTCTCCCTTATTTTTATTCTGGTTTTGCTGGGGTGCAGCACCAGTTCAGATTCTGAAAAATTTGAGTATACCGCCTGCGAAAACGGAACGAGTGAAGGTTATCCGTGCAGTAATATAGATTTTTACGCTCATCTGACACCGGAGGATCTGGGCGGTGACCGGCTAAATGATATCTGGGGCTGGATCGATCCGGAAACAGGCCGTGAATATGCTCTTGTAGGGCTTACGGACGGAATCTCTTTTGTGGATGTATCGAATCCCGCCGAACCGGTTGTTGTGGGAAAACTCCTGGAATCAACTGTGGATCAGCAGCAGAAACACCCTCCGCTATTAGCCCATCCTGAGGAAGGAGAATTTAAAGATGCATCGGATTGGAGGGATATGAAGGTGTATCAGAATACCATGTATGTGGTAAGTGAACAGGGAACGCACGGCATGCAGGTGTTTGATCTGACCCGGCTGCGAAACGTTCAGAATCCGCCGGAAGAGTTCAGGGAAGATTATCTCTATTCCCGGTTTGGTAATGCACACAATATCGCAATTAACGAGGAGAGCGGGTACGCTTATGTCATCGGAGCAACCACCGGCGAAATCTGTGCCTCGAACGGCGGGCTTCATATCATCAACCTGCATGAAAATCCAATGCAGCCAACCTACGCCGGCTGCCATGTTGAGCCGGATGCGGGCGGGGTGATCCGGGACGGATATATTCACGACACCCAATGCGTAATCTACAACGGCCCCGATTCGAGATACAGCGACGAGGAAATCTGCTTCAGTTCGGCAGAGCTCACTTTTTTGATATCTGGCGTAACGGATAAAGAAAATCCTGTAACGATATCGAATACGGCGTATGAGGGTGCCGAATATTCACACCAGGGCTGGCTGACGGAAGATCAGCGCTACTTTTTTATGAATGATGAGCTGGATGAAATCAGAAATGGAATTAACACCCGCACTTTAATCTGGGATGTAATGAATCTCGAAGAGCCGGAATTGATAGGGTATTATGAACACGATACCATCGCCGTGACACACAACCTTTATATCCGTGGAGATCTGATGTACCAGGCTAACTACACCGCCGGTCTGCGGATACTGGATGTATCCAGCCCCCTCCCTCAAGATGTTCGCACCCTGGGGTATTTTAACACAACTCCCCTTACCAATCAGCCCGTATTTGCTGGTTTATGGTCGGTTTACCCGTATCTGCACGGCGATAAAATACTTGTAAGTGATATTGAAAACGGACTTTTTGTACTGCGCTACAGCCGCTAA